From the genome of Candidatus Chlamydia corallus, one region includes:
- a CDS encoding FtsW/RodA/SpoVE family cell cycle protein: MRHHKYFRYVNAWVFLVVLALMLLSVVVISSMDPTAMLVTSSKGLLTNKSIMQLRHFALGWIVFFICAYFDYHLFKRWAWLLYFLMICALVGLFFVPSVQNVHRWYRIPFIHLSVQPSEYGKLIVVIMLSYILESRKADITSKTTAFLTCLVVALPFFLILKEPDLGTALVLCPVTLTIFYLSNVHSLLVKFCTVLAAIGIIGSLLIFSGMVSHEKIKPYALKVIKEYQYERLSPSNHHQRASLISIGLGGIKGRGWKTGEFAGRGWLPYGYTDSVFSALGEEFGLLGLLFTLGLFYCLICFGCRTVAVAIDDFGKLLAAGITVYLAMHVLINISMMCGLLPITGVPLILISYGGSSVISTMASLGVLQSIYSRRFAKY, from the coding sequence ATGAGACATCATAAATATTTTCGGTATGTAAATGCTTGGGTTTTTCTTGTCGTACTTGCCTTAATGCTATTAAGTGTCGTGGTGATCTCTTCGATGGATCCTACAGCTATGTTGGTTACCTCATCTAAAGGTCTCTTGACAAATAAAAGTATCATGCAGCTCAGGCACTTCGCTCTAGGATGGATAGTTTTTTTTATCTGTGCCTATTTCGACTACCACCTGTTTAAACGATGGGCATGGTTACTCTACTTTTTGATGATTTGTGCTCTTGTGGGCCTTTTTTTTGTCCCCTCAGTCCAAAATGTCCATAGATGGTATCGCATTCCCTTCATCCATCTGAGTGTACAGCCCTCAGAATATGGAAAACTTATCGTTGTTATAATGCTTAGCTATATCTTAGAGTCTAGAAAAGCAGATATTACATCGAAAACAACAGCATTTCTTACTTGCTTAGTTGTAGCACTTCCCTTTTTTCTAATTTTAAAAGAACCCGATTTAGGAACAGCGTTAGTGTTATGCCCTGTTACATTGACAATTTTCTATTTAAGTAATGTCCATTCGTTACTAGTAAAATTTTGTACAGTCCTCGCTGCGATCGGGATTATAGGCTCGTTGTTGATTTTCTCGGGAATGGTCTCACATGAGAAAATCAAACCCTATGCTCTGAAAGTTATTAAGGAATATCAATACGAGAGACTTAGCCCATCAAATCATCACCAACGCGCCTCCCTCATTTCTATAGGACTTGGAGGGATTAAAGGCCGTGGATGGAAAACAGGAGAGTTCGCAGGTCGTGGATGGCTACCCTATGGTTACACAGACTCGGTATTTTCTGCTTTGGGAGAGGAATTTGGGCTCCTGGGATTGCTCTTTACCCTCGGGCTATTCTATTGCCTTATATGTTTTGGCTGTCGAACCGTTGCAGTAGCTATTGATGACTTTGGAAAACTACTTGCTGCTGGCATTACCGTATACCTGGCTATGCACGTCTTAATTAATATTAGTATGATGTGTGGATTGCTCCCAATCACAGGTGTCCCTTTGATCCTGATCTCTTATGGCGGCTCTTCGGTAATCTCTACAATGGCCTCGCTGGGTGTATTGCAAAGTATTTATAGCCGCCGTTTTGCTAAGTACTAA
- a CDS encoding cation-translocating P-type ATPase — protein sequence MFSRLFSTSFSAEMLNTFFESGMTEDTSPLLSEQNRKLSHNLALKSAYLSLGTYLVALLSYWLHAGNLSNLFVVFTFFLAGTPALIKSLDNICQKIVNIDILMTSAAFGSIFIGGALEGALLLVLFAISEALGQMVSGKAKSTLVSLKQLAPTTGWLVLEDGNLQKVPISKVEVGNILRIKSGEVVPLDGEVLHGSSSINLMHLTGEKVPKACYPGSIVPAGAHNIEGSFDLCVLRTGSDSTIAHIINLVIQAQNSKPRLQQRLDKYSSVYALSIFAIAIAIALLVPLFTSIPFLGPQSAFYRALAFLIAASPCALIIAIPIAYLSAINACAKHGILLKGGVILDRLVSCNSIVMDKTGTLTTGELTCIGCDYFGPKNDHFFPSVLALEQSSSHPIAEAIVTYLTEQKVSSLPADRYLTVPGEGVRGYFNEQEAFVGRVETGLGKVPSEYLEEIEEKIYQAKQQGEICSLAYVGKSFALFYFRDMPRPRAAEIIQDLKDLGYPVTMLTGDHKVSAENTAQILKISEVFSDLTPDDKLKKIRELAMQRQIMMVGDGINDAPALAQATVGIAMGEAGSATAIEAADIVLLHDSLSSLPWIIQKAKQTKKVVSQNLALALGIILLVSWPASLGIIPLWLAVILHEGSTVIVGLNALRLLKS from the coding sequence GTGTTTTCTCGTTTGTTTTCTACATCATTTTCTGCGGAAATGTTAAATACATTCTTTGAATCAGGAATGACCGAGGATACAAGTCCTCTCTTGTCGGAACAAAATCGTAAATTGAGTCATAATCTTGCTTTAAAATCTGCGTATCTATCTTTAGGGACCTATTTGGTTGCGCTTTTAAGTTACTGGCTGCACGCAGGGAATCTTTCCAACTTATTTGTAGTGTTTACATTTTTTCTTGCTGGTACCCCTGCTCTAATTAAGTCATTGGATAACATATGCCAAAAGATAGTAAACATTGATATTCTGATGACATCAGCAGCCTTTGGTTCTATTTTTATTGGAGGAGCTCTAGAAGGAGCTTTGCTTCTTGTATTGTTTGCGATTTCAGAAGCATTGGGACAAATGGTATCGGGAAAAGCGAAAAGCACTTTAGTCTCTTTGAAGCAACTAGCTCCTACTACAGGCTGGCTTGTCTTAGAAGATGGCAATTTACAAAAAGTCCCTATTAGCAAAGTTGAGGTTGGAAACATTCTACGGATTAAAAGTGGTGAGGTTGTGCCTTTGGACGGAGAAGTTCTCCATGGATCTTCTTCTATCAACCTCATGCATCTTACTGGAGAGAAAGTGCCTAAAGCTTGTTATCCAGGATCTATTGTTCCTGCGGGAGCACATAATATAGAAGGAAGTTTCGATCTTTGTGTATTACGTACGGGATCAGACTCTACCATTGCCCATATTATCAATTTAGTCATTCAAGCACAAAACTCTAAACCTAGATTGCAACAACGCTTAGACAAGTATTCTTCAGTATATGCACTCTCTATTTTTGCAATTGCGATTGCAATTGCGCTCCTTGTTCCTTTATTCACTTCCATTCCGTTTTTAGGACCGCAAAGTGCTTTTTACCGTGCACTTGCATTTCTTATTGCAGCATCTCCTTGTGCTTTGATCATTGCCATTCCTATTGCCTATTTAAGCGCTATCAATGCCTGTGCCAAACATGGGATTCTCCTGAAAGGTGGAGTGATTTTAGATCGCCTAGTTTCTTGTAATTCTATAGTGATGGATAAAACAGGGACGTTAACAACTGGCGAGCTTACCTGTATAGGTTGCGACTACTTCGGTCCTAAAAATGATCACTTTTTCCCATCAGTATTAGCTTTAGAGCAGTCTTCATCTCATCCGATTGCTGAGGCTATTGTCACTTATTTGACGGAACAAAAAGTATCCTCGCTTCCTGCAGATCGGTATCTTACTGTTCCTGGAGAAGGAGTTCGTGGTTATTTCAACGAACAAGAAGCTTTTGTAGGTCGAGTAGAAACAGGACTCGGGAAGGTACCTTCTGAGTATCTTGAAGAGATCGAAGAGAAAATTTATCAAGCTAAGCAACAGGGTGAAATTTGTTCTCTAGCATATGTTGGAAAGAGTTTTGCTTTATTTTATTTCCGAGATATGCCCCGCCCTCGAGCTGCAGAGATCATCCAAGATCTTAAAGATTTAGGATATCCAGTAACCATGCTCACTGGTGATCATAAAGTCAGTGCTGAAAACACGGCGCAAATTTTAAAAATTTCTGAGGTATTTTCCGATCTCACCCCCGATGACAAGTTAAAGAAAATACGAGAGCTTGCGATGCAACGCCAAATTATGATGGTCGGTGACGGGATTAACGATGCTCCTGCTTTAGCACAGGCGACTGTAGGCATTGCCATGGGCGAAGCAGGAAGTGCTACAGCGATAGAAGCCGCAGACATTGTTCTCCTTCATGACTCTCTTTCTTCTCTTCCCTGGATCATTCAAAAAGCAAAGCAAACAAAAAAAGTTGTTTCACAAAATCTTGCACTAGCTCTTGGTATTATTCTTTTAGTCTCCTGGCCAGCATCGTTAGGGATTATTCCTCTATGGCTTGCGGTAATTCTTCATGAGGGAAGTACTGTGATTGTTGGATTAAATGCTCTCCGTTTATTGAAAAGTTAG
- a CDS encoding pseudouridine synthase gives MTKVRLNKFLASAGVASRRKCDEIIFSGSVTVNGRIAEGPFVLVDPQDTIKVSGTHVHLTKKVYFMVHKAIGYLCSSEKKFPGTKLVIDLFAHLPYRVFTVGRLDKETSGLILVTNDGEFANKIIHPSSGITKEYLLKVSRDVSAKDLEKFMEGTVIDGKHIRPVSVTKIRRGTLKIVVREGKKHEIRLFAEAVGLPILELKRIRIGSLVLGGLGYGEYRELTDAELGTYMQLSA, from the coding sequence ATGACAAAAGTTCGTCTCAATAAATTTTTAGCTTCTGCAGGAGTTGCTTCTCGAAGAAAGTGTGATGAAATTATTTTTTCTGGATCAGTAACTGTAAATGGTCGTATTGCTGAGGGGCCCTTTGTTCTTGTAGATCCTCAAGATACAATCAAGGTTTCAGGGACTCACGTTCATCTTACTAAGAAAGTATACTTCATGGTTCATAAAGCTATAGGGTACCTTTGTTCCTCTGAGAAGAAATTCCCAGGTACCAAGTTAGTGATCGACCTCTTTGCACATCTTCCCTACCGGGTGTTTACTGTAGGACGTTTGGATAAAGAGACTTCGGGGTTAATCTTAGTCACCAATGACGGAGAATTTGCAAATAAAATCATTCATCCCTCTTCAGGAATTACTAAAGAGTATCTCTTAAAAGTTAGCCGAGATGTCTCCGCAAAAGATTTAGAAAAATTCATGGAAGGGACTGTCATAGATGGAAAGCATATTCGTCCCGTCTCTGTCACCAAAATTCGTCGGGGGACATTAAAGATCGTTGTCCGTGAAGGGAAAAAACACGAGATACGTTTGTTTGCTGAGGCTGTAGGGCTGCCTATTTTAGAGCTAAAGCGTATACGTATCGGCAGCCTAGTCTTAGGAGGCTTGGGCTACGGTGAGTATCGGGAGCTTACGGATGCTGAACTTGGTACCTATATGCAATTATCTGCCTAA
- a CDS encoding FliH/SctL family protein produces the protein MTTPQSPGSLSQSHLPHPSDPWDKEPQESLLKDLNDDKASQELLSLVHLFRKLSIHLLAEIEKTVQQLKPDLLELALLICEKFLYKKLENPQELALLLSTALQRHTALRSLTPIKIFLHPEDLKTLTEWITTHELPMIKHAEFLPDTSCKQSGFKIETSKGILRQEISEELDHLLSVLTA, from the coding sequence GTGACAACACCACAATCTCCTGGTTCTCTTTCTCAATCTCATCTTCCCCATCCAAGTGATCCCTGGGATAAGGAACCTCAAGAAAGTCTTCTCAAAGATCTTAACGATGATAAGGCGAGCCAAGAACTTCTTTCTTTAGTTCATCTCTTTCGTAAACTATCCATCCACCTGCTTGCTGAAATAGAAAAAACGGTTCAACAGCTAAAACCAGACCTGTTAGAACTGGCTCTTCTCATCTGTGAAAAATTTCTATATAAGAAGTTAGAAAATCCTCAAGAATTGGCCCTGTTACTTTCTACCGCGCTCCAAAGACACACGGCATTAAGATCTTTGACTCCCATCAAAATATTTCTTCATCCTGAAGATCTCAAAACACTTACAGAGTGGATCACCACCCACGAGCTCCCAATGATTAAGCATGCTGAGTTTCTTCCCGACACTTCTTGCAAACAATCGGGTTTCAAAATAGAAACTTCAAAGGGGATTCTTAGACAAGAAATCAGCGAAGAATTAGACCACTTACTTTCTGTTTTGACAGCATGA
- a CDS encoding biotin--[acetyl-CoA-carboxylase] ligase, with product MKVIYYEIEKIPSTNTMATSYMHLWNPYALTVISTKCQTAGKGKFGRSWKSSNGDLLNTFCFFITDLEIDVSRLFRLGTEAVVALCEELGITEAKIKWPNDVLIREEKLCGVLPETLPVEGLLGVVLGIGINANTTKKLLEDVGQPATSLQEVLGHPIDLEVARELLIQHVLCVLNQNLADSLATKLNRGEI from the coding sequence ATGAAAGTTATTTATTACGAAATAGAAAAAATTCCCTCCACAAACACAATGGCAACATCGTACATGCATTTGTGGAATCCTTATGCATTAACTGTAATTTCCACAAAATGTCAAACTGCTGGGAAAGGAAAGTTTGGCAGGAGTTGGAAGTCTTCAAATGGAGATCTCCTCAACACCTTCTGCTTTTTTATTACAGACTTGGAGATCGATGTTTCTCGTCTCTTTCGCTTAGGGACAGAAGCTGTTGTTGCCTTATGTGAAGAATTAGGAATTACAGAAGCAAAGATAAAATGGCCAAACGATGTACTCATTCGGGAAGAAAAACTCTGTGGAGTTCTTCCAGAAACTCTTCCAGTAGAAGGACTTCTTGGTGTTGTTCTTGGCATCGGCATCAATGCCAACACTACTAAAAAACTTTTAGAAGATGTGGGCCAACCTGCGACATCTCTTCAAGAAGTTCTTGGCCATCCTATAGACCTAGAGGTTGCCAGAGAGCTTCTGATACAGCACGTACTATGTGTTCTGAATCAGAATCTTGCAGATAGTTTAGCTACTAAATTGAATAGAGGGGAGATCTAA
- a CDS encoding 2,3-bisphosphoglycerate-dependent phosphoglycerate mutase, which translates to MTLLILLRHGQSVWNAKNLFSGWVDIPLSQQGIEEAFSAGRAIQNLPIDCIFTSTLVRSLMTALLAVTNHHSGKIPYIVHEDPQAKEMSKIYSVEEEKNMIPLYRSSALNERMYGQLQGKNKKQTAEQFGEEQVKLWRRSYKTAPPQGESLYDTKQRTLPYFEENILPQLQNSKNVFVSAHGNSLRSLIMDIEKLSEEEVLSLELPTGKPVVYQWKNHKLEKHPEFFG; encoded by the coding sequence ATGACTCTTCTTATTTTATTACGTCATGGACAATCTGTTTGGAATGCAAAAAATTTATTTTCTGGATGGGTAGATATTCCCCTAAGTCAGCAAGGCATCGAAGAAGCCTTTTCTGCAGGAAGAGCTATTCAAAATTTGCCCATAGATTGCATCTTTACATCTACTTTAGTGCGTAGCCTCATGACGGCCCTACTCGCTGTAACAAACCATCACTCTGGGAAAATCCCCTATATTGTTCATGAAGATCCACAAGCAAAAGAGATGTCCAAGATTTACAGTGTGGAAGAAGAGAAAAACATGATTCCTCTGTATCGATCTAGTGCTCTCAATGAAAGAATGTATGGCCAACTGCAAGGAAAAAATAAAAAACAAACAGCAGAACAGTTTGGAGAAGAGCAAGTCAAGCTTTGGAGACGCAGCTATAAAACAGCTCCTCCTCAAGGAGAAAGCCTTTACGATACCAAACAAAGAACTTTGCCCTATTTTGAAGAAAATATCCTGCCTCAACTACAGAATTCAAAAAATGTTTTTGTTTCCGCGCATGGAAATTCCTTACGTTCTTTGATTATGGATATAGAAAAATTAAGTGAAGAAGAGGTACTCTCTTTAGAATTGCCGACGGGAAAACCAGTTGTGTATCAATGGAAAAACCACAAACTCGAAAAACATCCAGAATTTTTTGGTTAA
- a CDS encoding type III secretion system protein gives MFFQNLAKKLTALGVSPLGCLLVIGAVSCAILFEKSSKPSSTPTPAKTEKISGNWLKLTQMGNPKLIESLAKKEQLEKDLTSFHPIVSSKVAIALPTEDDVIAPLHLSVILTLGKEESLTPSLLFSITDYLCSSLPGLKREHISLSDNLGNLYMPASITINSLLIHTLENYLSKIFPKEHFAFAYHGKENKPTLQLTLNESYLSHLAGEELKKIITHITHYLHQNYDDSYDIVIETLPFARVPNKKSLPSKVLIGSMILAISLMIVSLASFYLARHAYERVSPEPKKIKRGINISKLLEIIQKESPEKIALILSYLDPKKAEALLNRLPEDLKHQVLKYKL, from the coding sequence GTGTTTTTTCAAAATTTGGCCAAAAAACTTACTGCTCTAGGGGTTTCTCCCCTAGGATGCCTCTTAGTCATTGGGGCTGTAAGTTGCGCTATTTTATTTGAAAAATCCTCAAAACCGTCCTCCACTCCTACTCCCGCTAAAACAGAAAAAATCTCTGGCAATTGGCTTAAGCTAACACAAATGGGGAACCCCAAGCTCATAGAATCCCTAGCAAAAAAAGAGCAGTTAGAAAAAGATCTTACGTCCTTCCATCCTATTGTTTCTTCAAAAGTTGCAATTGCGCTTCCTACAGAAGATGACGTGATTGCTCCTCTGCATCTCTCGGTAATTCTTACTTTAGGGAAAGAAGAGTCCCTGACTCCTTCGCTACTCTTCTCAATTACAGATTATCTATGCAGCAGTCTTCCTGGGTTAAAAAGAGAGCACATATCTCTATCAGATAACTTAGGCAATCTCTACATGCCAGCATCTATAACTATCAACTCTCTACTAATCCATACATTAGAAAATTATCTTAGCAAAATTTTCCCCAAGGAACACTTCGCTTTTGCCTATCACGGAAAGGAAAATAAGCCAACGTTACAGCTCACTCTAAATGAAAGCTATCTCTCTCATTTAGCTGGAGAAGAATTGAAAAAAATCATTACTCATATTACCCATTACCTACATCAAAACTATGATGATTCCTATGATATTGTCATAGAAACTCTCCCTTTTGCTCGTGTACCGAATAAAAAATCTTTACCATCAAAAGTCCTTATTGGGAGTATGATCCTTGCCATAAGCTTAATGATTGTTTCTTTAGCAAGTTTTTATCTCGCTAGACATGCATACGAGAGAGTCTCCCCCGAGCCCAAGAAAATAAAACGAGGCATAAATATCTCAAAGCTGTTAGAGATTATACAAAAGGAATCTCCAGAAAAAATAGCTTTAATTCTTTCATACTTGGACCCTAAGAAAGCAGAAGCATTGCTAAACAGATTGCCCGAAGATCTCAAACATCAAGTACTGAAATATAAACTTTAA
- a CDS encoding aminotransferase class V-fold PLP-dependent enzyme: MEKPQTRKTSRIFWLNNQLAIPPSERVKENYALHSDLFSLPPSSALKLIEKAEESVRKLVGLKDSHLFHFVPHFPHVVNIILAALVENQSLFQGRNHLILPSHDQQLLINGLCHHQGLGTTYDWATVNHEGRIVEEQLIEALSPRSLLFSLSAAHGLTGVIQSLDAILSLCKDRRILLHLDISDILGRVALTPEILDADIITFSSAALGGMGSIGGIFIRRSLERIFSSWFPSHPSASLCFSSVAAMQTACEERLSALPLFTFHTSNLRKKLVEELQKVLPSIQWLFSEVNNRLPNVVVAAIPDMPAESIVFHLHQQGIYPALGYERFQPLAQVLQNCGISPFLCHSALHFSLTERSKDLEFPILARALHDGIKHLTPLVGNPS; this comes from the coding sequence ATGGAAAAACCACAAACTCGAAAAACATCCAGAATTTTTTGGTTAAATAACCAATTAGCAATCCCTCCGTCTGAACGAGTCAAAGAAAATTATGCCTTGCACTCAGACCTATTTTCTCTACCCCCTTCCTCAGCTTTAAAATTAATCGAGAAAGCAGAAGAGAGTGTCCGAAAATTGGTAGGATTAAAAGATTCTCATCTTTTTCATTTTGTCCCTCACTTCCCCCATGTTGTGAATATCATTCTTGCAGCCCTTGTAGAAAATCAATCGCTTTTTCAAGGAAGAAATCACCTCATTCTCCCTTCTCATGATCAGCAACTTTTAATCAATGGCCTGTGTCACCACCAAGGACTAGGAACTACGTATGACTGGGCAACAGTAAATCATGAGGGAAGAATTGTAGAGGAACAACTTATAGAAGCCTTAAGTCCTCGCAGTTTATTATTCTCACTATCTGCAGCTCACGGATTGACGGGGGTGATACAATCTTTAGACGCTATACTATCCTTATGCAAAGACCGTAGGATTCTCCTCCACTTGGATATTTCTGATATTTTAGGCAGGGTTGCCTTAACTCCTGAGATACTCGATGCTGATATCATTACTTTCTCTTCAGCAGCTCTTGGAGGAATGGGTTCTATAGGGGGGATCTTCATTCGTAGGTCTCTAGAGAGAATCTTCTCCTCCTGGTTTCCTTCTCACCCTTCAGCGTCTTTATGCTTCAGCTCGGTAGCGGCGATGCAAACTGCTTGTGAAGAACGTCTTTCTGCTCTTCCCCTTTTTACATTTCACACCTCGAATTTACGTAAAAAACTCGTTGAAGAGTTGCAAAAAGTCCTCCCCTCCATCCAATGGCTATTTTCAGAGGTCAATAACCGATTACCTAATGTCGTTGTTGCTGCAATTCCTGATATGCCAGCAGAAAGTATTGTCTTCCACCTCCATCAGCAAGGAATTTATCCAGCCCTAGGATACGAACGTTTCCAACCCTTAGCACAAGTTTTACAAAATTGTGGTATCTCCCCGTTCTTATGTCACAGTGCTTTGCATTTCTCCCTTACAGAAAGAAGTAAAGACCTAGAGTTTCCAATACTTGCTCGTGCATTGCATGACGGCATAAAGCACCTCACCCCTTTAGTTGGGAATCCATCATGA
- a CDS encoding NifU family protein, with the protein MTIPFEPIIFWSTLSAKVMKKFLTPHCAGSFSEEDAELKDAHLIIGKQGHRLMGNCVTFYWLVDKQNGLILDAKFQYFGHPYLIPLAETVCNLVIGKSYSEAYRLTLDDIDKSLRTQMHQPALPEDGLSLYHFVIDALDTAVEQCLEIPLEDGSLPLQNTALDLDFEDANPYSQSDWETLTHEQKLYTLRNTIQERIGPYVAMDGGEVTIESLKELIVTIAYSGNCSACPSSLGSTLNSIGQLLRAYVYPELQVRVNESSLDLSTPHYPPGSPFGD; encoded by the coding sequence ATGACCATACCCTTTGAACCGATTATTTTCTGGTCCACGCTATCAGCAAAAGTTATGAAAAAGTTTCTTACACCACATTGTGCGGGTTCTTTTTCCGAAGAAGATGCTGAGCTTAAAGATGCTCATCTTATCATTGGGAAACAGGGGCACAGACTCATGGGCAACTGTGTCACTTTTTATTGGCTTGTTGACAAACAGAACGGCCTTATCCTCGATGCAAAATTTCAATACTTCGGTCACCCGTATCTCATTCCTCTAGCCGAGACTGTCTGTAATCTTGTTATTGGGAAAAGCTACAGCGAAGCTTATAGGCTTACTCTTGATGATATTGATAAATCCCTACGTACACAAATGCATCAACCCGCGCTTCCTGAAGACGGCCTCTCTTTATATCATTTTGTTATTGATGCGTTAGATACAGCTGTTGAGCAATGTCTTGAAATCCCTTTAGAAGATGGCTCACTTCCTTTGCAAAACACTGCCCTAGATCTTGATTTCGAAGATGCTAACCCCTACAGTCAAAGTGATTGGGAGACTCTAACTCATGAACAAAAACTCTATACTCTTCGCAATACCATACAAGAAAGAATCGGTCCTTATGTTGCTATGGATGGAGGTGAAGTGACTATAGAATCGCTCAAAGAGCTTATTGTAACTATTGCCTATTCTGGAAATTGCTCGGCATGTCCTTCTTCATTAGGATCGACTTTAAATTCAATAGGACAGCTCCTAAGAGCTTATGTTTATCCTGAACTTCAGGTTAGGGTAAATGAATCGTCATTAGATCTTTCTACCCCTCATTACCCCCCAGGATCTCCTTTCGGGGACTAA
- a CDS encoding FliI/YscN family ATPase: MNHLNKEKIHIHNWQPYRSCGLLSKVSGNLIEVDGLSACLGELCKISSTTDPRLLAEVIGFHNQTTLLMSLSPLHSVALGTEVLPLRRPPSLHLSDHLLGRVLDAFGTPIDNKEDLPKTHRKPLLSIPPSPMVRQPINQIFPTGIKAIDAFLTVGKGQRIGVFSEPGSGKSSLLSAIALGSKSTINVIALIGERGREVREYIEKHSNALKEHRTIIVAAAAHETAPAKVIAGRAAMTIAEYFREQGHEVLFIMDSLSRWIAALQEVALARGETLSAHQYAASVFHHVSEFTERAGNNDKGSITALYAILYYPKHPDIFTDYLKSLLDGHFFLTSQGKALASPPIDILSSLSRSAQPLALPHHYAAAEKLRSLLKVYNEALDIIHLGAYTPGQDEELDKAIKLLPSIKAFLAQPLSSYCYLDNTLKELEALAES, encoded by the coding sequence ATGAATCATCTAAATAAAGAAAAAATACACATTCATAATTGGCAACCGTATCGTTCTTGTGGTTTATTATCCAAGGTCTCTGGAAATCTTATTGAGGTCGATGGGCTCTCTGCATGCCTGGGTGAACTCTGCAAAATTTCCTCAACAACAGATCCTCGTCTTCTTGCCGAAGTCATTGGTTTTCACAATCAAACGACACTTCTAATGTCCCTATCCCCGCTACACTCTGTAGCTCTTGGGACGGAAGTTCTTCCTTTACGTCGCCCCCCTTCTCTACACCTGTCAGACCATCTTTTAGGGAGAGTTTTAGATGCTTTCGGTACTCCCATCGACAACAAAGAAGACCTTCCTAAGACACATAGAAAACCTCTTCTTTCTATACCACCATCTCCTATGGTGAGACAACCTATCAATCAGATCTTTCCTACTGGAATTAAAGCTATTGATGCTTTTCTCACCGTAGGGAAAGGACAGCGTATTGGAGTTTTTTCTGAACCAGGAAGTGGGAAATCTTCTCTGCTTTCAGCAATTGCTTTGGGATCGAAATCTACAATCAATGTCATTGCTTTAATTGGAGAGAGAGGACGAGAAGTTCGAGAATACATAGAAAAGCATAGCAACGCCTTGAAAGAACATCGTACAATCATCGTTGCAGCAGCTGCCCATGAGACTGCGCCAGCAAAGGTGATCGCAGGGCGCGCGGCTATGACTATAGCAGAATATTTTCGGGAGCAGGGTCATGAAGTCTTATTTATTATGGACTCTTTATCGCGATGGATCGCTGCACTACAAGAAGTTGCTTTAGCTCGAGGAGAGACACTCTCCGCTCACCAGTATGCGGCGTCTGTCTTTCACCATGTCTCTGAATTTACAGAGCGTGCAGGAAACAATGACAAAGGATCTATAACTGCCCTTTATGCGATTTTATACTATCCCAAGCATCCTGATATCTTTACCGACTATTTAAAATCACTGCTAGATGGACATTTTTTTTTGACAAGCCAAGGAAAAGCTTTGGCCTCCCCTCCTATCGACATTTTATCAAGTCTTTCTCGATCAGCACAACCCCTAGCACTTCCTCATCATTATGCGGCTGCAGAAAAACTTCGTTCGCTACTTAAGGTCTATAATGAAGCTTTAGATATTATTCATCTTGGAGCTTATACTCCAGGTCAAGATGAAGAGTTAGATAAAGCAATCAAACTTCTTCCCAGCATTAAAGCCTTCCTAGCACAACCCTTGTCTAGCTACTGCTACTTGGATAATACATTGAAAGAGCTCGAGGCATTAGCAGAATCATGA